The Polyangiaceae bacterium DNA segment CCCTTCTGAACAGCCAACATACGTCGAATGTCCGCTTCGGTGACTTCGCCGATGTAATGCCCGATCAAGACGTCGGGCTCTTCGGTTGTTGCATACGATCGATCGCTGGACTCGGACATGGTCTTACGCCGACCCCGTCTTCTTTGCCGCGATGAATCGGCGTACGCCCGTGACGACCGCATCGCCCAAATCGAGCGGTATCGATCGACGAATCGTTTTCAGTGCATCTTCCCGAATACGCAATTTCGTCACCCGATGCGCGTGCCTGTCGAGCTCGCCGAATTGCGCGGCCCGTTCATACGCGCGCTCGAGCAGTTTGTCGGGTGACACCACTTCATCGAGCATCCCTGCTGCGACGGCTTCTTCGGGCGTGTACATCGTGGACAGCGTCGCCGCGCGCTGGAAATGCGCCGGCGGCAATCGCAATCGCATCACCTCCACCGCAACCCGCGGCATGGGCAATCCAATGGCAACCTCGTTGGCAACGTATTTGTAGTCGCCAGCAGCGCCGATGCGGTAATCCGCACACAGCAAACCAAAAGACCCATCGCCATCGCGTGACCACTGCTCGCCGCAATGACCGGCCGAGGAAACGACAAAGGCCGCGCCGTCATGGCAAACCCACCGTTGAGCATCCCCACCGCGGCCGGGCCGCCAGACGCATCACCTTGAGGTCGAAGCCTGCCGAGAATGCATCGACCCGACCCGTCAGCACGATCATCGCATCGTCTCGCTCGGCGCGATCGATGGCCTCGTTCAATGCTTTGAACATCTGCGGCGAAAGCGCATTACGCTTGCCGTCGTCCATCGTGATCGTGGCGACTTCGCCGTCGCGATGATAATCGACCGGTGACTGGCTCATGAAACGCTCCTCTTGGGAAGAGCCGCGAGCATAATCCAACATTCATGCTCATGGCTACCAAAAGAATGTCGACGTGAGCGCTTGTGTTCGATCGCGCAGCCGAGGTCTTCGGTCATGCGACCCCTTGCCGTTGCCAGGGACGTCTCCAGACATGACAGTGGGGCGCGCAGGGCGCCTGCCATTGGAGGGGAGGTACCATGACCCGGTTGTGCTCCGTATTTTCTGCGATGTTCGCGACTGTTGCACTTGCCGCACCGGCCGTCGCCGCCGACGGTGCGGTCGCCAAAATGGTGGATCCATCCGGCAAGACCCTGGGCACGCTCGACCTTCGAAGCACGCCCAACGGGGTCCTCATTACGGGTGAGCTATCCGGCTTGCCGCCAGGGCCTCATGGTTTCCACATTCACGAAAAGGGCGCATGCACGCCCAATTTCGATGCGGCCGGCGGACACTTCAATCCGACCGGCGCCGAGCACGGCTTTCGCGATCCCGCGGGCCCACACGCAGGCGATTTACCCAATATCGTCGTTCCGCAAAACG contains these protein-coding regions:
- a CDS encoding superoxide dismutase family protein, whose amino-acid sequence is MTRLCSVFSAMFATVALAAPAVAADGAVAKMVDPSGKTLGTLDLRSTPNGVLITGELSGLPPGPHGFHIHEKGACTPNFDAAGGHFNPTGAEHGFRDPAGPHAGDLPNIVVPQNGRIKIEVYAPGAMLDQGKNSLLADDGTAIVVHAQPDDYTTDPAGAAGARIACGVIQKK